The following are encoded in a window of Cupriavidus oxalaticus genomic DNA:
- the sauS gene encoding acylating sulfoacetaldehyde dehydrogenase — protein MSVQLLQRQQSHSTDVPVQEYPADHAVDAIVARARQAQRAFARAGQATVDTAAAAVAWAIMEPARNRQLAERAVADTGLGNVDDKIRKNHRKTLGLLRDLHGRKTVGVIARDAATGITEIARPVGVVAAITPSTNPGATPANKIINALKCGNSVVVAPSPKGQGTCALLLSFIHAEFARAGLPADLVQMLPAPVSKASTAELMRQADLVVATGSQANVRMAYTCGTPAFGVGAGNVAAIVDAGAAPGDAAARIVRSKTFDNATSCSSENSLVILDAVYQPMLEALAAVGGVLLTAEEKARLQALMWRHGKLAGDMTGQSAPRIAELAGLARVRALQPTMLLVPETGVGSDYPFSGEKLSPVLTLYRAADFDAAVARVASLYDYMGAGHSVGLHTADSGQALQLGQELPVARVIVNQAHCFATGGNFDNGLPFSLSMGCGTWGGNNFSDNLGWRQYLNITRIAEPIAEHVPDERELLGDYFARVGQ, from the coding sequence ATGAGTGTGCAACTACTGCAGCGCCAGCAGTCCCATTCCACCGATGTGCCCGTGCAGGAATATCCGGCAGACCACGCGGTCGATGCGATCGTGGCGCGCGCCCGGCAGGCGCAGCGCGCGTTCGCGCGGGCCGGCCAGGCCACCGTCGACACCGCCGCGGCCGCCGTCGCGTGGGCCATCATGGAGCCCGCGCGCAACCGCCAGCTGGCCGAGCGGGCCGTGGCCGACACCGGCCTTGGCAACGTCGACGACAAGATCCGCAAGAACCATCGCAAGACACTGGGCCTGCTGCGCGACCTGCACGGACGCAAGACCGTCGGCGTGATCGCGCGTGACGCGGCCACCGGCATCACCGAGATCGCGCGGCCGGTCGGCGTGGTCGCCGCGATCACGCCGTCGACCAACCCCGGGGCGACGCCTGCCAACAAGATCATCAACGCGCTCAAGTGCGGCAACAGCGTGGTGGTGGCGCCCTCGCCCAAGGGACAGGGCACGTGCGCGCTGCTGCTGTCGTTCATCCACGCCGAATTCGCGCGTGCCGGCCTGCCCGCCGACCTGGTGCAGATGCTGCCCGCGCCGGTGTCGAAAGCCTCCACCGCCGAGTTGATGCGCCAGGCCGACCTGGTGGTGGCCACCGGCTCGCAGGCAAACGTGCGCATGGCCTACACCTGCGGCACGCCGGCGTTCGGCGTCGGCGCTGGCAACGTGGCGGCCATCGTCGACGCCGGCGCGGCGCCGGGCGATGCGGCGGCAAGGATCGTCCGCTCCAAGACCTTCGACAACGCCACCAGCTGCTCGTCGGAGAACAGCCTGGTGATCCTCGACGCGGTCTACCAGCCCATGCTGGAAGCGCTTGCCGCCGTCGGCGGCGTGCTGCTGACCGCCGAGGAAAAGGCGCGGCTGCAGGCGCTGATGTGGCGGCACGGCAAGCTCGCCGGCGACATGACCGGCCAGAGCGCGCCGCGCATTGCCGAACTGGCGGGCCTGGCACGCGTGCGCGCGCTGCAGCCGACCATGCTGCTGGTACCGGAGACCGGCGTCGGCAGCGACTATCCCTTCTCCGGCGAGAAGCTTTCGCCGGTGCTGACGCTCTATCGCGCCGCCGATTTCGACGCCGCCGTGGCGCGCGTGGCGAGCCTCTACGACTACATGGGCGCGGGCCACTCGGTCGGGCTGCATACGGCCGATTCCGGGCAGGCGCTGCAACTCGGGCAGGAACTTCCGGTGGCGCGCGTGATCGTCAACCAGGCGCACTGCTTCGCCACCGGCGGCAATTTCGACAACGGCCTGCCGTTCTCGCTGTCGATGGGCTGCGGCACCTGGGGCGGCAACAACTTCTCCGACAACCTCGGCTGGCGGCAATACCTCAACATCACCCGCATCGCCGAACCCATTGCCGAGCACGTGCCCGACGAGCGCGAGCTGCTGGGCGACTATTTCGCGAGGGTCGGCCAATGA
- a CDS encoding IclR family transcriptional regulator, whose translation MSNHSNAAAVRAFRILEILSAADGPMPLCAIVEEIGLPKQTVHRILKQLESTWLVSRTAGSPGYECSSRVRQLAVNVLMQAGPAAARHAILQQLVDKVGETCNLTMLSGDDVVYLDRVETQWPLRMHLQPGSRVPLHCTASGKLLLAFLPCAQRERLVANLPLRAHSARTITDAAALHAELAETRRRRLGINNQENLEGMIAVAVPVMRNRSRACAAIAVQAPLARMTMDRLMGFVPDLRMAADAMVKTFGE comes from the coding sequence ATGAGCAATCACTCGAACGCCGCCGCGGTGCGCGCCTTCCGCATCCTGGAGATCCTGTCCGCCGCCGACGGGCCCATGCCGCTGTGCGCCATCGTTGAGGAGATCGGACTGCCCAAGCAGACCGTGCACCGCATCCTCAAGCAGCTGGAAAGCACCTGGCTGGTATCGCGCACGGCGGGCAGCCCTGGCTACGAATGTTCGTCACGCGTGCGCCAGCTTGCGGTCAACGTGCTGATGCAGGCGGGGCCGGCCGCGGCGCGCCACGCGATCCTGCAGCAGCTGGTCGACAAGGTCGGCGAGACCTGCAACCTGACCATGCTGTCGGGCGACGACGTGGTTTATCTGGACCGGGTGGAAACGCAATGGCCGCTGCGCATGCACCTGCAGCCGGGCTCGCGCGTGCCGCTGCATTGCACCGCCAGCGGCAAGCTGCTGCTGGCGTTCCTGCCATGCGCGCAGCGCGAGCGTCTGGTGGCAAACCTGCCGCTGCGGGCGCATTCGGCCCGTACCATCACCGACGCTGCCGCACTGCATGCGGAACTGGCAGAGACGCGGCGGCGGCGCCTGGGCATCAACAACCAGGAAAACCTTGAGGGGATGATCGCGGTGGCGGTGCCGGTGATGCGCAACCGCAGCCGCGCGTGCGCGGCGATCGCGGTGCAGGCGCCGCTGGCGCGGATGACGATGGACCGGCTGATGGGATTCGTGCCCGACCTGCGCATGGCGGCGGACGCGATGGTGAAGACGTTTGGGGAGTAG
- a CDS encoding acyl--CoA ligase produces MNARIRPEVLDTVATLLAARAAQVPDKPYLLSPDSGRALSFGALAADADALGRRYAEAGLASGQTVSVYLPNGEQTARLLLGTMACGLVANPLNLLCQPAQLRYILGHSDTRIVFTSPEGEATIRTAMAEAGVEVPVVVTAPDDSALPALPALQPGAAPLPPPQPHDPALLMYTSGTTGTPKGVLLTHRNLAANGASVSREHALGAGDRVLATLPLYHINGLVVTAIAPLVHGGSVVMPMRFSASAFWHDIARHGCTWLNVVPTIIAYLLNDPAGRAPAGVRFCRSASAALPPEHHRAFEQRFGIGVIETMGMTETAAPAFSNPLDPQQRRIGSIGRPSGTQARVLGRDGQPLPDGEIGEIVLQGESVMAGYYKAPEVTRAAFTPDGWLRTGDLGYRDAQGYFYITGRAKELIIKGGENIAPREIDEALLRHPGVLEAAAVGVPDPAYGQEIVAFVVRREAVACDDAALRAHCLRELGRYKTPKEFRFIAELPRGPSGKVQRLKLLDPA; encoded by the coding sequence ATGAACGCGCGCATCCGACCCGAAGTGCTCGACACCGTGGCCACGCTGCTGGCCGCCCGTGCCGCGCAAGTCCCCGACAAACCCTACCTGCTGTCTCCCGACAGCGGCCGCGCGCTCAGCTTCGGCGCACTGGCCGCCGACGCCGATGCGCTCGGCCGCCGCTACGCCGAGGCTGGCCTCGCCAGCGGCCAGACGGTGTCGGTGTACCTGCCCAACGGCGAGCAGACCGCGCGGCTGCTGCTCGGCACCATGGCGTGCGGGCTGGTGGCCAATCCGCTCAACCTGCTGTGCCAGCCGGCGCAACTGCGCTACATCCTCGGGCACTCCGACACGCGGATCGTTTTCACCTCGCCCGAAGGCGAAGCCACGATCCGCACGGCGATGGCCGAAGCCGGCGTGGAGGTGCCGGTGGTGGTCACCGCGCCGGACGACAGCGCCTTGCCCGCGCTGCCGGCGCTGCAGCCCGGCGCCGCTCCCCTTCCGCCGCCGCAGCCACACGATCCGGCGCTGCTGATGTACACCTCCGGCACTACCGGCACGCCCAAGGGCGTGCTGCTGACCCACCGCAACCTCGCCGCCAACGGCGCCAGCGTCAGCCGCGAGCATGCGCTCGGCGCGGGCGATCGCGTGCTGGCCACGCTGCCGCTGTACCACATCAACGGGCTGGTGGTGACCGCGATCGCGCCGCTGGTGCATGGCGGCTCGGTGGTGATGCCGATGCGCTTCTCGGCCAGCGCGTTCTGGCACGACATCGCCCGCCATGGCTGCACCTGGCTCAACGTGGTGCCGACCATCATCGCCTACCTGCTCAACGATCCCGCCGGCCGCGCGCCGGCCGGCGTGCGCTTCTGCCGCTCCGCTTCCGCCGCGCTGCCGCCCGAGCACCACCGCGCGTTCGAGCAGCGCTTCGGCATCGGCGTGATCGAGACCATGGGCATGACCGAGACCGCGGCGCCGGCCTTCAGCAATCCGCTCGATCCGCAGCAGCGGCGCATCGGCAGCATCGGCCGGCCCTCCGGCACGCAGGCTCGCGTGCTGGGGCGCGACGGGCAGCCGCTGCCCGACGGCGAGATCGGCGAGATCGTGCTGCAAGGCGAGAGCGTGATGGCGGGCTACTACAAGGCACCCGAGGTCACGCGCGCGGCCTTCACGCCCGACGGCTGGCTGCGCACCGGCGACCTCGGCTACCGCGATGCGCAGGGCTATTTCTACATCACCGGCCGCGCCAAGGAACTGATCATCAAGGGCGGCGAGAACATCGCCCCGCGCGAGATCGACGAAGCGCTGCTGCGCCATCCGGGCGTGCTGGAAGCGGCCGCGGTGGGCGTGCCCGACCCGGCCTACGGGCAGGAGATCGTCGCCTTCGTCGTCAGGCGCGAAGCCGTGGCCTGTGACGACGCGGCGCTGCGCGCGCACTGCCTGCGCGAACTGGGCCGCTACAAGACGCCCAAGGAATTCCGCTTCATCGCGGAATTGCCGCGCGGGCCCTCCGGCAAGGTGCAGCGGCTGAAGCTGCTGGACCCTGCCTGA